A single Micromonospora sp. CCTCC AA 2012012 DNA region contains:
- a CDS encoding DUF4383 domain-containing protein → MASNSHAVATTARQPVRLVAQVVGAVFLLVGVLGFVPGITSDYHSLMFAGHHSEAKLLGLFQVSVLHNVVHLLFGVAGLLLARSVAGARAYLVGGGAIYLVLWLYGLVVGSDSAANFVPLNTADNWLHLGLGVGMLGLGVALTRSSTD, encoded by the coding sequence ATGGCCAGCAACTCACATGCCGTAGCGACAACCGCTCGGCAGCCGGTGCGTCTCGTCGCGCAGGTGGTTGGCGCGGTCTTCCTGCTGGTGGGGGTGCTCGGATTCGTCCCGGGCATCACCAGCGACTACCACAGCCTCATGTTCGCCGGGCATCACTCCGAGGCGAAGCTGCTCGGGCTGTTCCAGGTGTCCGTCCTGCACAACGTGGTGCACCTGCTCTTCGGCGTTGCCGGGCTGCTGCTGGCCCGCTCCGTCGCCGGTGCCCGCGCCTACCTGGTGGGCGGTGGCGCGATCTACCTCGTGCTGTGGCTCTACGGCCTTGTCGTCGGCAGCGACAGCGCCGCCAACTTCGTGCCGCTCAACACCGCGGACAACTGGCTGCACCTGGGCCTCGGTGTTGGCATGCTGGGCCTCGGCGTGGCGCTGACCCGCTCCAGCACCGACTGA
- a CDS encoding LysR family transcriptional regulator, translated as MSVESRQLAVFLAVVEAGGFSRAAERLGMTQPAVSGQIQRLERQLRVRLFDRTGRRVTLTDDGHRLLPMAVRAVSAVTEVEQSMGRPNRTLLRLSAEAPSLARILTRLRETHPEFKYDITIDLSESSVLEVRYGNRHCAQVYDFDAAPLDLTGLACTVLLREPVWVVLPRTHRLAAAPVVSLRDLAGDPWLLRPPGTRLRQLVVMACRAAGFEPYAPYSATDSYAIEVLVAGEGCVTLGSPINSPSTLMVQRPLVEPVMRTILLVSRPGSVPQEISTTICRQMIRSYWKAAAANNPEYHATHVRSRRQGVGGAAVSTTTD; from the coding sequence ATGAGTGTCGAGAGCCGGCAGCTTGCGGTGTTCCTGGCGGTGGTCGAGGCAGGGGGCTTCAGCCGGGCTGCCGAGCGGCTCGGCATGACCCAACCTGCGGTGTCCGGCCAGATCCAACGACTGGAGCGACAACTGCGGGTCCGGCTGTTCGACCGGACCGGCCGCCGTGTCACGCTCACCGACGACGGCCACCGCCTGCTCCCGATGGCCGTTCGGGCGGTGAGCGCCGTCACCGAGGTGGAGCAGTCGATGGGCCGGCCAAATCGAACTCTGCTGCGGCTCAGTGCCGAGGCGCCGTCCCTCGCCCGGATCCTGACCCGGCTGCGCGAGACCCACCCTGAGTTCAAGTACGACATCACCATCGACCTGTCCGAGAGCAGTGTCCTCGAGGTTCGCTACGGCAACCGGCACTGCGCGCAGGTGTACGACTTCGATGCTGCCCCGCTGGATCTCACCGGGTTGGCATGCACCGTCCTGCTGCGGGAGCCGGTCTGGGTGGTCCTACCCCGCACCCATCGGCTCGCCGCGGCCCCCGTTGTCTCGCTCCGTGACCTGGCCGGCGACCCTTGGCTGTTGCGGCCGCCGGGCACCCGGCTCCGTCAACTGGTGGTGATGGCATGTCGGGCAGCTGGCTTCGAACCCTACGCACCATACTCAGCCACCGACAGCTACGCCATCGAAGTCCTCGTCGCGGGGGAGGGGTGCGTCACCCTGGGCTCTCCGATCAACAGTCCGAGCACCCTGATGGTGCAGCGTCCACTTGTCGAGCCGGTGATGCGTACCATTCTGCTCGTCAGCCGTCCGGGCAGCGTTCCGCAGGAAATATCGACCACGATCTGCCGCCAGATGATCCGCAGTTACTGGAAGGCGGCGGCTGCCAACAATCCCGAATACCATGCGACACATGTCCGCAGTCGGCGGCAGGGTGTGGGCGGGGCGGCGGTGAGCACGACAACCGACTAG
- a CDS encoding serine/threonine-protein kinase — protein MDADALGVTSAEHRAEAQQLGRLSASGGPPASRAGPAHPLCGRLRSTGVAEESVRRVGRYRLLRCIGQGGMGRVWLARDELLDRDVAVKEMLFRVGLSESELADLHRRVLREAQAAARLDHPHVVRVYDVITVEDRPWIVMQHVPSRSLHRVLTDDGPLPVRTVACLGVELVEALRAAHRVGVLHRDVTPRNVLIADDGRALLSDFGVAAVEGAAAVSQSWGITAAPQYVAPERVRDGVSSPATDLWALGATLYAAVEGRPPYQGRTIVETLLALATEPPDRMRRAGPLAPVIAGLLERDARRRMTAAEAARRLRKIAGRAATAPQVVRRGVAPADADASGITHRLPGVDTAEKLSDTGGALTQVLPSGGAGVQSRTVRRERIGRRTAATFAVAVLSLAGVLGAGAVGVRVSLGGLYDVVVPSKGQAGGEAAPATAVAGAPQVPGVPCLTSAASVPTPISSASEDPEGHQALPPGWFSYLDEAGFTLGLPEGWMRFTDGGVVCLSDPRGERVLAVDLGRTPQRDPSGFWRAEADRLTRTGALPGYEKVSIGPVIRPGGAAEWEFTWDGPDGQRRHARRLLVNGATPGRPYELSWVTPDAEWSAGEPVARLAAASFRTTD, from the coding sequence GTGGATGCTGATGCGCTGGGCGTCACCTCGGCCGAGCACCGCGCTGAGGCGCAGCAACTGGGTCGACTGAGTGCGTCGGGTGGGCCGCCAGCAAGCCGAGCCGGTCCGGCCCATCCGCTGTGCGGTCGGCTCCGAAGCACCGGTGTGGCGGAGGAGTCTGTGCGGCGGGTGGGGCGATATCGCCTGCTGCGGTGTATCGGGCAGGGCGGGATGGGGCGGGTGTGGCTGGCCCGTGACGAGTTGCTGGACCGGGACGTGGCGGTCAAGGAGATGCTGTTCCGGGTCGGGCTGAGCGAGTCCGAGCTGGCCGACCTGCACCGGCGCGTGTTGCGAGAGGCCCAGGCGGCGGCGCGGCTGGATCATCCCCACGTGGTGCGCGTCTACGACGTGATCACCGTGGAGGACCGCCCGTGGATCGTGATGCAGCACGTGCCATCGCGGTCGTTGCACCGGGTGCTGACCGATGACGGTCCGTTGCCGGTGCGGACGGTCGCCTGCCTCGGCGTGGAGTTGGTGGAGGCGTTGCGGGCAGCGCACCGGGTGGGCGTGCTGCACCGGGACGTGACCCCGCGCAATGTGCTGATCGCCGACGACGGTCGGGCGCTGCTCAGCGACTTCGGCGTCGCGGCCGTCGAGGGCGCCGCAGCAGTGAGCCAGTCCTGGGGGATCACCGCAGCACCGCAATACGTCGCTCCGGAGCGGGTCCGTGACGGTGTGTCGTCGCCGGCGACGGACCTGTGGGCGCTGGGCGCCACCCTGTACGCGGCGGTGGAGGGCCGCCCGCCGTATCAGGGGCGCACGATCGTGGAGACGCTGCTGGCGCTGGCCACCGAACCGCCGGACCGGATGCGCAGGGCCGGTCCGCTCGCTCCTGTCATCGCCGGACTGTTGGAGCGGGACGCACGTCGCCGCATGACCGCCGCGGAAGCGGCGCGGCGGCTGCGGAAGATTGCCGGCCGGGCCGCCACCGCGCCCCAAGTCGTTCGCCGCGGCGTGGCGCCGGCGGACGCCGACGCTTCGGGCATTACACACCGGCTGCCTGGAGTCGACACCGCCGAGAAGCTTTCGGATACCGGCGGTGCGCTGACACAGGTCCTGCCGTCCGGCGGCGCTGGCGTGCAATCGAGGACGGTGCGCCGAGAGCGCATCGGGCGGCGCACCGCCGCAACGTTCGCTGTCGCAGTGCTTTCTCTCGCCGGGGTGCTCGGGGCCGGCGCGGTAGGCGTGCGCGTGAGCCTGGGTGGCCTCTACGACGTTGTCGTGCCGTCCAAGGGACAAGCCGGCGGCGAGGCCGCACCCGCGACGGCCGTCGCGGGTGCGCCGCAGGTCCCCGGCGTGCCGTGCCTGACGTCCGCGGCGTCGGTGCCCACGCCGATATCGTCCGCGTCAGAGGACCCGGAGGGGCACCAGGCGTTGCCGCCGGGCTGGTTCTCGTACCTCGACGAGGCCGGTTTCACCCTCGGGTTGCCCGAAGGGTGGATGCGCTTCACCGACGGCGGCGTGGTGTGCTTGTCCGATCCCCGGGGTGAGCGGGTGTTGGCCGTGGACCTCGGTCGCACTCCGCAGCGTGATCCGAGCGGTTTCTGGCGCGCTGAGGCGGATCGGCTCACGCGGACCGGCGCGCTGCCCGGCTACGAAAAGGTCAGTATCGGGCCGGTGATCCGTCCCGGCGGGGCGGCGGAGTGGGAATTCACCTGGGACGGCCCGGACGGGCAGCGGCGACACGCCCGCCGGCTGCTGGTCAACGGCGCCACGCCAGGTCGGCCGTACGAGCTGAGCTGGGTCACCCCCGACGCCGAGTGGTCCGCCGGTGAGCCCGTCGCCCGCCTCGCCGCCGCGAGCTTCCGCACCACGGACTGA
- a CDS encoding LysR family transcriptional regulator, with the protein MDARDLRLLLGVADGADVGDLAARSGVSESQVRRRLSQLVGVNEAGWLCRTGRGYRLSERGQAGLHAVGRAVTACDTIAGLIGVDSVSVRHAQVVDVVAATGSIGGAARQLGLPQPSVSALVARIERRWRAALFDRTQDGVRPTPLLVELLPHLRVLATVVSPVIGRGDQPAPPGTLQLASEFGFSGLVDALRDDALVDVRQHIVDIPGPGWASAMLAADICVYADLPLVSLAVPAGWDSTVAFEDPAYVLLPRDVGHGRATISLRELADLDWLTGPAGTRNHQSVVSLCRAAGFEPRIRFTALNGPSGRRILEDGGAVALTSATMIPAGAMHTVRLAEDVRIRMTVSWRHGSTATATAGWLVRWLHDGQVRRLAECRPELLTEMRADPTGWPLYARQEVHRAHRGR; encoded by the coding sequence GTGGATGCGCGGGATCTTCGGCTGTTGCTGGGGGTGGCCGACGGTGCCGACGTGGGGGACCTCGCGGCCCGGTCGGGTGTCAGTGAGTCCCAGGTGCGCAGGCGACTGAGCCAGCTGGTCGGCGTGAACGAGGCCGGCTGGTTGTGCCGGACCGGGCGGGGCTACCGGCTGTCCGAGCGCGGGCAGGCGGGGCTGCACGCGGTGGGGCGGGCCGTCACCGCGTGCGACACGATCGCCGGGCTCATCGGCGTCGACTCCGTCTCCGTCCGGCACGCCCAGGTGGTCGACGTGGTCGCCGCGACCGGGTCGATCGGCGGTGCGGCCCGCCAACTGGGTTTGCCGCAACCGTCGGTGAGTGCTCTGGTGGCGCGGATCGAACGGCGGTGGCGGGCCGCCCTGTTCGACCGGACGCAGGACGGCGTGCGGCCCACCCCGCTCCTGGTCGAACTGCTCCCGCACCTGCGTGTCCTGGCCACGGTGGTCTCGCCGGTCATCGGTCGCGGAGACCAACCGGCGCCGCCCGGCACCCTGCAGTTGGCCAGCGAGTTCGGCTTCAGCGGGCTGGTCGACGCGCTCCGCGACGACGCTCTGGTCGACGTCCGGCAGCACATCGTCGACATCCCCGGCCCCGGCTGGGCTTCCGCGATGCTCGCCGCCGACATCTGTGTGTACGCCGACCTTCCCCTGGTCAGCCTGGCGGTGCCGGCGGGCTGGGACAGCACGGTGGCGTTCGAGGACCCGGCGTACGTGCTGCTGCCCCGCGACGTCGGTCACGGTCGCGCCACAATCAGCCTGCGGGAACTGGCCGACCTCGACTGGCTCACCGGGCCGGCCGGCACCCGCAACCACCAGTCCGTGGTGTCGCTGTGCCGAGCGGCCGGCTTCGAACCGCGGATCCGGTTCACCGCGCTCAACGGGCCGAGCGGCCGTCGGATCCTGGAGGACGGCGGGGCGGTGGCCCTCACCAGCGCCACCATGATCCCGGCAGGGGCGATGCACACCGTCCGGCTGGCCGAGGACGTTCGGATCAGGATGACCGTGAGCTGGCGGCACGGAAGCACGGCCACCGCGACCGCCGGGTGGCTGGTGCGCTGGCTGCACGACGGACAGGTCCGGCGGCTCGCCGAGTGCCGGCCGGAGCTGCTCACCGAAATGCGGGCCGACCCGACCGGGTGGCCGCTGTACGCCCGACAGGAGGTCCACCGGGCGCACCGAGGCCGGTAA
- a CDS encoding SDR family NAD(P)-dependent oxidoreductase, translating into MTVTAPLTTPFTARATAAEVLDGIDLTGHRMIVTGGASGIGAETVRALAGAGAEVTVATRDPGGADALVEEFAGPGPGRVRSAALDLADLSSVDAFLASWEGPLHALVANAGVMALPDRQLTAEGWELHLAINYLGHFALARGLRGNLRAGAGRVVAVSSGAQLRRAVDFDDPQFERQPYDPWTAYFQSKTADVLLVVGIARHWAADGITANAANPGYVMTNLQRHLDDDTLRAFGVTIDEAGNRTVPDHYKDAAHGAATSVLLAASPLLAGVTGRYFEDNQEAEVVPGGPEAMTGVAEHAVDPAAADRLWAYAEQVLTSR; encoded by the coding sequence ATGACAGTCACCGCACCTCTGACCACCCCGTTCACGGCCCGGGCGACCGCCGCGGAGGTCCTCGACGGTATCGACCTCACCGGGCACCGCATGATCGTCACCGGCGGGGCCTCGGGTATCGGGGCGGAAACGGTACGTGCCCTGGCCGGCGCCGGCGCCGAGGTGACCGTCGCCACCCGCGATCCCGGGGGTGCCGACGCTCTCGTCGAGGAGTTCGCCGGGCCCGGCCCGGGCCGCGTCCGGTCGGCCGCCCTCGACCTCGCCGACCTGTCGTCGGTCGACGCGTTCCTCGCCTCCTGGGAGGGCCCCCTGCACGCCCTGGTGGCCAACGCCGGCGTCATGGCGCTCCCGGACCGGCAGCTCACCGCGGAAGGCTGGGAACTCCACCTGGCCATCAACTACCTCGGCCACTTCGCGCTCGCCCGCGGCCTGCGCGGGAACCTCCGTGCCGGCGCCGGCCGGGTGGTGGCGGTCAGCTCCGGGGCGCAGCTGCGCCGGGCCGTCGACTTCGACGACCCGCAGTTCGAGCGGCAGCCGTACGACCCGTGGACGGCGTACTTCCAGTCGAAGACCGCCGACGTCCTGCTCGTCGTCGGTATCGCCCGGCACTGGGCCGCGGACGGGATCACCGCCAACGCCGCCAACCCCGGCTACGTCATGACGAACCTGCAACGACACCTCGACGACGACACGTTGCGCGCGTTCGGGGTGACGATCGACGAGGCGGGCAACCGGACGGTGCCGGACCACTACAAGGACGCCGCCCACGGCGCGGCGACCTCTGTGCTGCTGGCCGCCTCGCCACTGCTGGCCGGAGTCACCGGCCGCTACTTCGAGGACAACCAGGAGGCGGAGGTCGTACCGGGCGGCCCGGAGGCCATGACGGGGGTGGCCGAGCACGCCGTGGACCCGGCCGCCGCCGACCGGCTCTGGGCGTACGCCGAGCAGGTCCTGACGTCCCGCTGA
- a CDS encoding zinc-dependent alcohol dehydrogenase family protein, which yields MRAVVLREFGAPLRIEELARPSAGAGEVLVRVVASGVNPLDTKIQAGKAAHARVRPPAVLGLDLAGVVVEVGAGVTGFAAGDEVYGLTGGVGELQGSLAEYAAVDARLLGPKPAALSMREAAALPLAVITSWEGLVDRAGVRAGQKVLVHGGAGGVGHVGVQLARARGAQVYATGGPASLSVIESLGAVPIDYTAMGVTEYVERYTGGEGFDVVADNVGGATLDASFAAVRTYQGHVVSALGWGTHSLAPLSFRGATYSGVFTLLPMLTGAGREHHGEILRQAAELADAGGLRPRLDPRRFTLDTVTDAYAHVAGGTAQGKIVIDVEAQG from the coding sequence GTGCGTGCTGTCGTGCTGAGGGAGTTCGGTGCGCCGCTGCGGATCGAGGAGCTCGCCCGGCCGAGTGCGGGTGCCGGTGAGGTGTTGGTGCGCGTGGTGGCCAGTGGTGTCAACCCGCTGGACACCAAGATTCAGGCGGGGAAGGCGGCGCACGCCCGTGTTCGGCCCCCGGCGGTCCTGGGCCTGGACCTGGCCGGGGTCGTCGTGGAGGTGGGTGCGGGGGTCACCGGCTTCGCGGCGGGTGATGAGGTGTACGGGCTGACCGGTGGGGTGGGTGAGCTGCAGGGGTCGCTGGCGGAGTACGCGGCGGTCGACGCCCGGTTGCTGGGGCCCAAGCCCGCTGCGCTGTCCATGCGGGAGGCGGCGGCGCTGCCGTTGGCGGTCATCACCTCCTGGGAGGGGCTGGTCGACCGGGCCGGAGTTCGTGCGGGGCAGAAGGTGCTGGTGCACGGCGGCGCGGGCGGTGTGGGACACGTGGGCGTGCAACTGGCGCGGGCGCGGGGCGCGCAGGTGTACGCCACCGGAGGTCCGGCGAGTCTGTCGGTGATCGAGAGCCTGGGGGCGGTTCCGATCGACTACACGGCGATGGGTGTGACGGAGTACGTCGAGAGGTACACCGGGGGCGAGGGGTTCGACGTGGTGGCCGACAACGTCGGCGGCGCCACCCTGGACGCATCGTTCGCAGCCGTGCGTACTTATCAGGGGCACGTGGTCAGTGCCCTGGGCTGGGGGACGCATTCCTTGGCGCCGCTGTCGTTTCGGGGTGCGACCTACTCCGGGGTGTTCACCCTGCTGCCGATGCTGACCGGGGCCGGTCGTGAGCACCACGGCGAGATCCTGCGTCAGGCCGCCGAACTCGCCGACGCCGGCGGCCTGCGACCACGCCTGGACCCCCGTCGCTTCACCCTCGACACCGTGACCGACGCGTACGCCCACGTCGCCGGCGGCACCGCACAGGGAAAGATCGTCATCGACGTCGAAGCTCAGGGCTGA
- a CDS encoding AraC family transcriptional regulator: MDPLEDVLALLDATSQVSAGLAAGGRWAVRFPPPAGAKFNAVRRGSCWLRVDDVPDPVHLGEGDCFLLTRPVAFTLASDPHLPGEPAHPIFAAAGGDVAHAGEGDDVFLVGAAFTFTERARALLLDTLPPLIHVPAGTPEAGAVRWALDELDAELRGRPLGATLVAERLAIVMLVRMLRLHLARDPVPPGWLAGLADPTVAAALRAMHARPAHPWTVAELAGVVAVSRSTLASRFKDAVGKGPLEYLTEWRIELAADRLRRGDDTVAAIARAVGYSSESALSVAFKRTTGHSPRAYRSRLARAR; this comes from the coding sequence ATGGACCCGCTGGAGGATGTGCTGGCGCTGCTCGACGCGACGAGCCAGGTGTCGGCGGGGCTCGCGGCGGGCGGACGGTGGGCGGTGCGCTTCCCGCCGCCGGCCGGGGCCAAGTTCAACGCCGTCCGGCGCGGTTCCTGCTGGCTGCGGGTCGACGACGTGCCGGATCCCGTCCACCTCGGTGAGGGTGACTGCTTCCTGTTGACCCGGCCCGTGGCGTTCACGCTGGCCAGCGACCCGCATCTGCCGGGCGAACCGGCGCACCCGATCTTCGCCGCGGCCGGCGGCGACGTCGCGCACGCCGGTGAAGGCGACGACGTCTTCCTCGTCGGCGCCGCGTTCACCTTCACCGAACGGGCCCGCGCCCTGCTATTGGACACGCTGCCGCCGCTCATCCACGTGCCCGCCGGGACCCCGGAGGCCGGTGCCGTCCGGTGGGCCCTCGACGAACTGGACGCCGAGCTGCGCGGCAGACCGCTGGGAGCCACCCTGGTCGCGGAGCGGCTCGCCATCGTCATGCTGGTCCGGATGCTGCGCCTGCACCTCGCCCGCGACCCCGTGCCCCCCGGCTGGCTGGCCGGGCTCGCCGACCCGACGGTCGCCGCCGCGTTGCGGGCGATGCACGCCCGGCCGGCCCACCCGTGGACGGTGGCGGAGCTGGCCGGCGTCGTCGCCGTCTCCCGGTCGACCCTCGCGTCCCGGTTCAAGGACGCGGTCGGCAAGGGCCCGCTCGAATACCTCACGGAGTGGCGGATCGAACTCGCGGCGGACCGGCTCCGCCGGGGCGACGACACCGTGGCCGCCATCGCCCGCGCCGTCGGCTACAGCTCGGAGAGCGCACTGAGCGTCGCGTTCAAGCGGACCACCGGCCACTCACCGCGCGCGTACCGGAGCCGGCTCGCCCGGGCACGCTGA
- a CDS encoding class F sortase, protein MGTGDIHVPAGRRRERLTLVAAAGILALTGIAAIGFAVTGHEGESPPAVMNAAAAPTNSPSEPVTRAGELTTGPLMASSPPTRVSIPSLKITAATVSLGLQADGAMQVPDSATDVGWFTKAPAPGALGPAVLAGHVNWKGKRGSFFELSRLHIGDGISVAREDGSVAMFTVTKVQQYPKDRFPTDEVYGPTDHAALRLITCGGEFDDTTGHYRDNVIVYARLAHAHPA, encoded by the coding sequence ATGGGTACCGGCGACATTCACGTGCCGGCCGGCCGCCGTCGGGAGCGTCTCACGCTCGTGGCGGCGGCCGGCATCCTCGCCCTCACCGGGATCGCCGCCATCGGCTTCGCGGTCACCGGCCATGAGGGCGAGTCGCCCCCGGCCGTCATGAACGCGGCGGCCGCCCCGACCAATTCGCCATCGGAGCCCGTGACCCGAGCAGGGGAGCTGACCACCGGACCGCTGATGGCCAGCTCACCCCCCACGCGGGTGTCGATCCCGTCGTTGAAGATCACCGCCGCGACGGTCAGCCTCGGTCTGCAGGCCGACGGCGCGATGCAGGTACCCGACAGTGCCACCGACGTCGGCTGGTTCACCAAGGCGCCGGCCCCCGGCGCTCTCGGCCCAGCCGTACTCGCCGGACACGTGAACTGGAAGGGCAAACGCGGTAGCTTCTTCGAGCTCAGCCGGCTGCACATCGGCGACGGCATCTCAGTCGCACGGGAAGACGGCAGCGTAGCGATGTTCACCGTGACGAAGGTCCAGCAGTATCCGAAGGACCGATTTCCGACGGATGAGGTGTACGGGCCGACCGACCACGCCGCGCTGCGGCTCATCACCTGCGGCGGTGAATTCGACGACACGACCGGGCACTACCGCGACAACGTCATCGTCTACGCCCGCCTCGCGCACGCCCACCCCGCGTAG
- a CDS encoding SAM-dependent methyltransferase, protein MSGSGTHTEEVGPPTIDGTAPHSARIYDWWLGGKDNFAVDRAVGEAMISAIPTLRQMASENRRFVHRVARHLVAEAGIRQFLDIGTGIPTQPNLHEIAQSIAPDTRVVYVDNDPIVLAHARALMISTKEGRSSYIHADLRQPEAILRDATLLDTLDLTRPVALTLIAVLMLLRDDDDPVGTLQILMDALPSGSYLAITHPTQDFNPEEMSTAVAAATRGGMTLVPRTRAEVEQFFAGWELIEPGLAPVMAWRPDSGAPTDPYAAYYWAGVARKP, encoded by the coding sequence GTGTCGGGTAGCGGCACCCACACCGAAGAGGTCGGCCCGCCGACCATCGACGGCACCGCTCCTCACTCCGCCCGCATCTACGACTGGTGGCTCGGCGGCAAGGACAACTTCGCGGTCGACCGAGCGGTGGGCGAAGCCATGATCAGCGCGATCCCGACGCTGCGGCAGATGGCGTCGGAGAACCGTCGATTCGTCCACCGGGTGGCCCGGCACCTCGTCGCCGAGGCGGGTATCCGCCAGTTCCTCGACATCGGCACCGGCATTCCCACCCAGCCCAACCTGCACGAGATCGCCCAGTCGATCGCACCGGACACCCGGGTCGTCTACGTCGACAACGATCCCATCGTGCTGGCCCACGCACGCGCTCTGATGATCAGCACGAAAGAGGGACGCAGCAGCTACATACACGCCGACCTCCGCCAGCCGGAAGCGATCCTGCGGGACGCCACGCTCCTCGACACCCTCGACCTCACCCGGCCGGTGGCACTCACTCTCATCGCCGTACTGATGTTGCTCCGCGATGACGACGACCCTGTCGGCACGCTGCAGATCCTGATGGACGCGCTGCCGTCGGGCAGCTACCTGGCGATCACCCACCCCACCCAGGACTTCAACCCCGAAGAGATGAGCACCGCCGTGGCGGCGGCCACCCGCGGGGGCATGACGCTCGTGCCCCGCACGCGCGCCGAGGTGGAACAGTTCTTCGCCGGCTGGGAGCTCATCGAACCGGGCTTGGCCCCGGTAATGGCCTGGCGACCCGACAGCGGCGCCCCCACCGACCCGTACGCCGCCTACTACTGGGCTGGAGTGGCTCGCAAGCCGTGA
- a CDS encoding IS3 family transposase has protein sequence MENFWPTWKVELVYRNSWRTRDEAENAIFTYIDGCQNTRRIQKDLGWRTPDEHETAWHTHRAQHDEPTIVQPEPTGTR, from the coding sequence ATGGAGAACTTCTGGCCAACGTGGAAGGTCGAACTGGTCTACCGCAACTCCTGGCGGACCCGGGACGAAGCCGAGAACGCGATCTTCACCTACATCGACGGCTGTCAGAACACCCGCCGCATCCAGAAAGATCTCGGCTGGCGAACCCCAGACGAGCACGAAACCGCCTGGCACACCCACCGGGCACAGCACGACGAGCCAACTATCGTTCAGCCTGAACCCACCGGCACCAGATAA